One Paenibacillus sp. FSL W8-0186 genomic window carries:
- a CDS encoding ABC transporter permease, with translation MVWECIKMAYSSLLAHKLRSLLTMLGIMIGVGSVITIVSLGQSGDAALKKQFAGSKNNTLEIMHMNTDAVVGTAASASAAISPFTEADVFELERIESIVKVTPTSSAMSSVTAGDTIKQMQIIGVSEQFEELQSIEIVAGRTMTNNELRGGLKAALISEEAARSFGQEKNSVGEIIEIEGIPFFIIGMFASKQNGLAELSKESLLVPQTVWPSLFGNGDYQSLIIQVSDLSLLEETGQKALDYFTQKAVSTGLPGEYYVLNMEQIKEALSSITTIMTAIIGGIAAISLFIGGIGVMNIMLVSVTERTREIGIRKALGATRGMVLAQFLTESAALTTIGGMIGVGLGLGGAYTVAMISNMPPVVSWQVILLGVLFSMSIGIFFGLLPAYQAAKWEPVDSLRYE, from the coding sequence ATGGTCTGGGAATGTATCAAAATGGCTTATTCCTCCCTGCTGGCTCACAAGCTTCGCTCTTTACTCACCATGCTTGGCATTATGATTGGTGTCGGTTCAGTTATTACGATCGTATCCCTTGGTCAAAGTGGAGATGCCGCATTAAAGAAGCAGTTTGCAGGCAGCAAGAATAACACATTGGAAATTATGCATATGAACACGGATGCCGTCGTCGGCACTGCCGCCTCCGCCTCCGCTGCAATATCCCCGTTCACCGAAGCCGATGTCTTCGAGCTTGAGCGAATCGAATCCATCGTCAAGGTCACTCCAACTAGCTCCGCGATGTCCTCAGTCACGGCAGGGGATACCATCAAGCAGATGCAGATCATCGGCGTCTCGGAACAATTCGAGGAGCTTCAATCCATCGAGATCGTCGCCGGGAGAACTATGACCAACAACGAATTGCGGGGCGGCCTGAAAGCGGCATTAATCAGCGAGGAAGCAGCGCGCTCTTTCGGGCAGGAGAAAAATTCCGTCGGCGAAATCATTGAAATAGAAGGAATTCCATTCTTTATTATCGGTATGTTCGCGTCTAAACAAAACGGGCTGGCGGAGTTAAGTAAAGAGAGCCTCCTCGTGCCGCAAACCGTATGGCCTTCATTGTTCGGTAACGGAGACTATCAATCTTTGATTATCCAAGTCTCGGACCTGTCTCTGTTGGAAGAGACCGGCCAGAAAGCCTTGGATTATTTTACGCAGAAGGCGGTCAGTACAGGGCTGCCTGGCGAGTATTACGTATTAAATATGGAGCAGATCAAAGAGGCGCTTTCTTCCATTACAACGATCATGACGGCCATCATCGGCGGAATTGCCGCTATTTCTCTATTTATCGGAGGGATCGGGGTGATGAATATTATGCTAGTCTCCGTTACAGAACGGACAAGGGAGATCGGCATCCGCAAAGCGCTAGGGGCGACCCGAGGCATGGTGTTGGCGCAATTTCTCACTGAATCTGCTGCGCTTACGACCATTGGCGGAATGATTGGCGTGGGGCTTGGATTAGGCGGAGCATATACCGTCGCGATGATCAGTAATATGCCCCCGGTTGTCTCGTGGCAGGTGATCCTCCTCGGCGTTCTCTTCTCCATGAGCATCGGCATATTCTTTGGCCTGCTTCCCGCCTACCAAGCGGCGAAGTGGGAACCGGTG